Genomic window (Macrobrachium rosenbergii isolate ZJJX-2024 chromosome 48, ASM4041242v1, whole genome shotgun sequence):
CGTCATTCCAGAAACTAATGTACGTCGGtttgatatattttcaatataaaaacatCCCAGTTTCTTTTTGAAATGATATGTTTTGTTATAAAATCATTCCGATCTCTATAcgaaaagatatattttatatttaaaatcatttcagtttttatacgaaataatatatatttatgaaaaatcacTCCAATttctatatgaaataatatattcctATATAAAATCATTCCAATTTCTATATGAAATgatacacttatatataaaattattccaatttctatataaattaatatatttttgtatagaaTAATTCCAATTACTATATGAAATGATACCCTTATAGGTGAAATCCATCCAATttctatataaagatatatttttatacaaaatcattccaatttctatataaaattatatatctttgtataaaattatatatctttacataaaatcattccaatttctatataaaaagatatattcttatataaactCATTCAAACttatatatgaaatgatatatttttatatgaaattccaataaaagaaatatcacgATTCAGGACCATTACTCCAAGGCACCAGAGAATGCACACCCATACATCAGAGCCACTTGGGGGGAAGGGAGGTAAATTTGGCAATCGTATGGGTCcttgaaaaaaacacacaaacaaacttgtTTGCTGACATGGAATATTGAACACGTCCTGCTCTATATTGTTCAGTGGCAAGCGTCGAGCCAAACCGCTGCTCTGGGCGCCTGTATAACAACAAGGTAAGCTTGGCTTATTTGGAAAGTCCAAGGAATACCATTCACTGGGTAAGGCTTGGCCCAGCAGTGACGAAACGCCATCGATTACTGAGTTTTAATGGCGTTACGAAGGCGTAACTAATGTTACGGCTTGTTCAGAGTGGAATACTTagcatgtgtgtttttttaatatttattttatgaattaggtGGTAGGAAAACTCTAGAAAGGTTTAGGCCCAATCTTGATACGTTTCTTGTCACAATATGTCGATATTTTGAGGACTATAAATGAATCTAACTTGCATATTAGGTCGTAAGGGAACTCTAGAAAAGTTTAGGCCTAATCTTCTTACGTTTCTTGTCAAAATATGTCGATATTTTGAGGACTATAAATGAATCTAATTTGTATATTATGTACTATAAAGATTGATAAGACCTTACCTCTGTAAATTATAGTTTACCTAAAATTATAGAATATTCTACATTGATCAGAAAAAGCTATGTTGAAAACTCGCCCAgtgacaaatatatgtatacatagacatatttatttgtgtcattaggaaattatttttttttttcataatctggaGAATTTACTTGTAATCAAAATACTTAGTTTTCTATGGATAAACGTTCTCAcaacagcacacacacagacatatatatatatatatatatatatatatatatatatatatatatatatatatatatatatatatataaaattctttcactttctcttacTTGCTTTAGACTGAAGCATCTGCAGTAAATTCTTTTTAATCAGATAGAGATAATTTATGATGCTCTCTAACTATAATAGTTATTTGTCTATTATAAGTAGTGTAAGATTCTATCATTCTGTTGTAGgcagtataacacccttatataGAGTTCAAGACATAATAGTAATTAATTAAagatattaacttttttcttcttaatatttcatgtttGAGAAGCCATTTTAgagatatatttctatttatcagAAGTCAATATGATATCAATTCTAGGTATATATACGGATAGTTAAATATACTTAATAGAGGCCATAATGctttaactttatataatattcttaatTTCCAATTCcaaattcttcttgtttttatctacgcaagtcataaaagagtAGAAAAATCAGGGACGCTTTTATAAAGGTCTATTTAAACCAAACCAAATCCAATCATAACCTTTATTATCTATAACAAAAACAACgggaataaatcataaaaataataaataaaggcatccatccataaaaacaataaataaaggtaactaatcataaaaataataaataaaattcatcgtCAACAAACTCATTTAAACTCCCCAGACAGGACCGAGATGTCATTAGTAATCCGGCCGAGGTCGTGCGGTTGGGACGGCTCCTCTTCGTAGCTGATCTCCGCCACGTAACTCGAGGATTCCTCGTCGAGGTAAAATCGCACCGTTTGGAAACGCCCGTCCAGTCGTGACGATTCCTCCTGTTCTGATTCGTCatcctctctcccttcttcctggAAGCTGTGGTCgatattttcactgttttctccCGCCCTCACGACGAATTTGAAGTTGTAGCCGTCCTGGGGTGCCTCGTAGGAATGATCTTTGGCCAGTTGATCGAAATCTATCTGGAATTTGGGGGGAAATTTGTGAAGCAGATTAAAATTGACGCTTTTTTCACCTGGTCATTTAAGGGAAACTCAGGTCAAATTGAGACACTCATTTCTAATCGCCTGACAATTCTTattataaacttcaaaatatattttttaccaagCTTGAATTTcgtatatttacttattaataacaaaaaataacatatccTTTACTCTGTAACTTTCTATTCAACCAATATCAACTACAAATTACTTAGATCCATTGTgaactttcttgtttttcttaggTATTATACTTCACCATGAAGGGAAAAATGTCTTACCCCATAAAGAGAAAAGGCAGCGGCTCTCCCACTGCCAGACGTAAGGTTGAGGAGCATATACAAAGCTGGCAACCACACCTGGAAAAGTGTGGAAAATTTAGGTACATTTTGAagccttgtttgtttgtttatcaatgTTTTAAGTCAATTTTTTGAGCAGAGATTATTTAAGCTAGTCTTTTTCTTTAGagtttggtctctctcactctctctctctctctctctctctctctctctctctctccctctctcatatatatatatatatatatatatatatatatatatatatatatatatatatatatatatatatatatatatatatatatatatatatatattatttatgtatatatacatacacttaaattaatatatatatatatatatatatatatatatatatactgtataaatttcaacatttttatataaaaaagcaaaagcagCCGAGCCTAGATAAGTAAATCTATTGCAATCAATTTAATTAAACAATTTAGATCATTCCAATAATCAAGACTATTTTCCCATGACTCCATTGTTTTCATTCATaccaaaatgcatttttcataatttacatttaaacatACTTGTTTACCAAAAGCTAGgagaattcatgaaaaaaatattgcattattattcaaGGTTCCTTCGCAGGCAATGTTTACGAGGCATACTTTGAAGCAACGTTCGAGGGTGGGGCATACCTTGAAATTCATGGTATTGCTTCTCAGTTCTGTGTCGTCCAGCGTAGTGAGTCTCCACTGACCTGCCCACCCTCTATTTATAAACCTCGCCCGAAGGGCGGTGCCCCAGAGTGaccttctcatctctctctctctctctctctctctctctctctctcagggaagctCAGTGTGGCCATCTGTGAGGGCGTAGGCGATCTCATCACGTTTGTCGTTAATTGGCCAATTGCTACGTACCTTGGGAATCTGTTGTGGTCGGCattgggtcacaatgagaccccaCAAGTAAACAGGGTGAGTGGGTGCGATACAGGTGCTTATTCAGAATGGCGCCTCTTTGATTTTCTGATTTGCAggtaagttaaaataaaaaagactcaatcttatatatatataccaaaggtGAGAAAGACTTACgtagttaattttttatatgatatttattttccctctttcaaTTATCTTTCTCCCGTTCTCTGTTTCACTTAAATATGCCCCTTTATCAAAACGataattttcaatctttttcagTCTCTTTTGCAATTTTCCCACTTTACAAAGATCGAAAATTATCCTTGAGCAACAActgattttaaatctttttactttctcttggGACTCACTCGGTAAGTGAAGACGTCAAagcgtcttttatttatttattttttatttttattgtcttatttCCCTGCATTCTGCTTGACTAATTATCACCTCATTTGAACAAATATACACAGTTTCAGTACTTGTATGCAATGCATTTTATATCCATGCTTACATAAACAAGCATTTACCTAACCAcacttacatacattcatacatatacaagtacatacatataatcgcatacatgcacaaacatgcttgtgtgtgtgtgtgagtatactgTACAACGTATCACagtataatcacacacacacaaacatgtttgtgtgtgtatgtgagtatataaTGTATCACggtataatcacacacacaagcatgttTGTATAAACATGTACGtatcatacgtacatacatgtatatgtatgaccGTGGTTaggtaaatgtttatttattttgtatgaatgtgtatgtatacattatacacgACAAGTATAGCTTTAACCAAATGACAAATAGCTGTtaccattacgtatgtatatttaacATGTATATACTTGCTCATTAATATGCACAAAAATCCATATTTACGTCTGAAGCATGACACTGTGAGTTACATACaaaagatttattcttttatttttttaaggaaaattttgcGTGTATATAATTCTCAAGAATTTATGAGCATCTGAGATTTTGAAAATTACCTTTTTAGGTACATTCCAAGAATTGAAAGCTGAGAGTTAccaaaatttatctatatatttgttttacaaaatttctatATTCTCACTTAATGTAATCTCATTAAAAGGAGGATTTTACAGTCACATTCATAAACTAAGAAAAGTCAAATAACCTTAATGATACAAATAGAAAcaccaaaattttctttttatatcttttattgacAGAAAGTAAATTGCATCTGGgtcatataaattacataaatagaCGAGACTAGACTAAACCCCATTTTACTTCGATTCGTTGGAATCGGGAGCATAGTAACGAGGCCTCGGTGGGGCGTATCTCGGAGCCTCGAAGGATTCGCTGGACCCGGATTCCACGGAATCGGGGAACTGGGCCTCTCCTTCGTAGGTGACTTCAGCCACGTAGCCGTCATCTCCGTCGACGTGGTAGGACACCTTCTGCAGACGTCCGTCGGGGAGCTGGACGTAGTAGGAACCCTGAGTGTCGTCTCCGTCGCGGGACTCCTGGTGTCCGAATTCGTTGCTGGAGGAGTCGTCGCTCACGGCCCAGTTGAAGCTGTACTTGGCTTCGCTGGATTCGAAGGATTCCTCGGAGCTGGATGAAGCCTGGAATAGGATTCCATATTGATATCATTCGAATTATCAACTGGTAATCTTTGGCATGTCTCAGGTAAGTTACTATGTCTATAAAGACTATTATAGAAAGGCTAGACCTATAAACTAACGGGCTTCGCTGGATTCGAAGGATTTCTCGGAGCCAGATGAAGCCTGGAATAGGATTCCTTATCAATATCATTCGACATATCAACTGGTAATCCTTGGCATGTCTTAGGTAAGTTACTATGTCTATAAAGGCAATTTTAGAGTGGCCATAAACAAGCTAAATAGATTACTCACTCTAGGGGCGGAGTAGGTATATCTTTCCCTGCTGTCAGCAGCAGCTAGGGCACCCAAACCGAGGAAGACAAAGATGACCTGGAACACAAAAGAAGACATTATTGTTTTTAGACATTTTCCTGAACAAGCTGATTTTACTCGCAACTCTAGGCAGACTGCTGCTGCAAGCAGTC
Coding sequences:
- the LOC136831630 gene encoding pro-resilin-like isoform X1 yields the protein MSSFVFQVIFVFLGLGALAAADSRERYTYSAPRASSSSEESFESSEAKYSFNWAVSDDSSSNEFGHQESRDGDDTQGSYYVQLPDGRLQKVSYHVDGDDGYVAEVTYEGEAQFPDSVESGSSESFEAPRYAPPRPRYYAPDSNESK
- the LOC136831806 gene encoding uncharacterized protein translates to MLLNLTSGSGRAAAFSLYGIDFDQLAKDHSYEAPQDGYNFKFVVRAGENSENIDHSFQEEGREDDESEQEESSRLDGRFQTVRFYLDEESSSYVAEISYEEEPSQPHDLGRITNDISVLSGEFK
- the LOC136831630 gene encoding pro-resilin-like isoform X2; this encodes MHSKVIFVFLGLGALAAADSRERYTYSAPRASSSSEESFESSEAKYSFNWAVSDDSSSNEFGHQESRDGDDTQGSYYVQLPDGRLQKVSYHVDGDDGYVAEVTYEGEAQFPDSVESGSSESFEAPRYAPPRPRYYAPDSNESK